One genomic window of Alphaproteobacteria bacterium includes the following:
- a CDS encoding glycosyltransferase: MPWIGVGRAGQIFYTKAGHFNSRLPARAVSPHPHGPLPHVGLVSVSMSASDSTSTRIAIFIEDLSGGGAEKVTVLLAGDLAARGYATDLIVQRATGPFVDQVSPRVNFIEIGGKNPLQSVLWLMHYLRRARPAAMITEMEKASLLGIVAGRMVGYHNIFPCVHIDLASYDKIDHQMRRRFLKVLVSVFYRASKGIIACAERPAASMRALLGRAAPPVSMIQNGFDLAAFRAEGAEPTDHRWLTAKDRPVFVACGRLTQQKGYDVMLRAFARLRREQPARLIILGQGPLREELGRQASKLGIGDDVDFAGFLKNPLALFTKADGYLMSSRSEGLPSVLIMALAAGCKSISTDCPAGPSEILDGGKFGRLVPVDDDVALAAAMADLLAGRNEPAGSAQEREAHMQQYSIENMVRDYIKVIGV, from the coding sequence ATGCCGTGGATCGGGGTGGGCCGGGCTGGCCAGATTTTTTATACCAAAGCCGGGCATTTTAACAGCCGCTTGCCCGCCCGGGCCGTATCGCCCCATCCCCATGGCCCTTTACCGCATGTTGGGTTAGTGTCGGTTTCCATGAGCGCATCCGATTCCACATCAACCCGCATCGCCATATTTATCGAAGACCTGAGCGGTGGCGGCGCCGAAAAGGTGACCGTGCTGCTGGCGGGCGACCTTGCCGCGCGCGGCTATGCCACAGACCTGATCGTGCAGCGCGCGACCGGCCCCTTCGTTGACCAGGTTTCGCCGCGGGTAAATTTTATCGAGATCGGCGGCAAGAACCCGCTCCAGAGCGTTTTATGGCTTATGCACTATCTGCGCCGCGCCCGCCCCGCCGCCATGATCACGGAAATGGAAAAAGCATCCCTGCTCGGTATCGTGGCCGGGCGCATGGTCGGCTACCACAACATTTTTCCCTGCGTGCATATCGATCTCGCGAGCTACGACAAGATCGATCACCAGATGCGCCGCCGGTTCCTCAAGGTGCTCGTGAGCGTCTTTTACCGGGCCAGCAAGGGCATTATTGCCTGCGCCGAACGGCCCGCAGCATCGATGCGCGCGCTGCTCGGGCGTGCCGCACCGCCGGTGTCGATGATTCAGAACGGCTTCGATCTTGCCGCTTTCCGCGCCGAAGGCGCCGAACCGACCGATCATCGCTGGCTGACGGCCAAAGACAGGCCCGTTTTCGTTGCCTGCGGCAGGCTGACGCAGCAAAAGGGCTATGATGTGATGCTGCGCGCCTTCGCAAGACTGCGCCGCGAACAGCCCGCGCGCCTTATCATCCTCGGGCAAGGACCGCTGCGCGAAGAACTTGGACGGCAGGCAAGCAAGCTTGGTATCGGTGACGATGTCGATTTCGCGGGTTTCCTTAAGAACCCGCTCGCGCTTTTCACAAAAGCGGACGGTTATCTTATGTCGTCGCGCTCGGAAGGGTTGCCCAGCGTATTGATCATGGCGCTGGCGGCCGGGTGCAAATCAATCAGCACCGATTGCCCTGCCGGCCCTTCGGAAATCCTTGATGGCGGAAAATTCGGGCGGCTGGTGCCGGTCGATGACGATGTGGCGCTGGCAGCCGCAATGGCCGATCTGCTTGCCGGGCGCAACGAGCCCGCGGGCAGCGCACAGGAGCGGGAAGCCCATATGCAGCAATATTCCATTGAAAATATGGTGCGCGATTACATCAAGGTAATCGGCGTCTAG
- the hemA gene encoding 5-aminolevulinate synthase, which translates to MSWNSARYRDHFASVITGLKREGKYRYFAELERKCGDFPAALMHTPLGVRAVTVWCSNDYLGLGQHPDVRRAMREAIDRWGAGAGGTRNISGTAHAHVNLERAMAAWHGKESALIFGSGYISNEAGLSTLIKLLPGCIVFSDADNHASMIAGITRAKAEKHIFPHNDLAALEAALRAAPPDAPKLIACESVYSMDGSIAPLREIAAMAKRYGALTYLDEVHAVGMYGPEGAGIAAREKIADQFDIIEGTFGKAFGLMGGYIAGAPDLVDAIRSHAPGFIFTTAMPPAIAAGALASLEIIKQGDDLRALQQRQANRLRSLLRRAGLPVLLSNSHIVPVMIGGAECCKGVADWLLEQADIYVQPINYPTVPVGKERLRLTPSPYHTDAMIDDLVGALDYLWAQQHLPRAAAA; encoded by the coding sequence ATGAGCTGGAATTCCGCCCGTTACCGCGATCACTTTGCATCCGTCATCACCGGCCTCAAGCGTGAAGGCAAGTATCGCTACTTCGCCGAGCTTGAACGCAAGTGCGGCGATTTTCCGGCTGCATTGATGCACACGCCGCTGGGCGTGCGGGCAGTCACCGTATGGTGTTCGAACGATTATCTCGGTCTCGGGCAACACCCGGATGTGCGCCGCGCCATGCGGGAAGCGATCGACCGTTGGGGCGCAGGCGCTGGCGGCACGCGCAACATCAGCGGCACGGCGCATGCGCACGTCAATCTGGAACGCGCGATGGCCGCGTGGCACGGCAAGGAAAGCGCGCTGATTTTCGGTTCGGGCTACATTTCAAACGAAGCCGGCCTTTCGACGCTGATCAAATTGCTGCCGGGCTGTATCGTTTTTTCCGATGCCGATAACCACGCATCTATGATTGCGGGCATCACCCGCGCCAAAGCCGAAAAGCATATTTTTCCCCATAACGACCTCGCTGCGCTCGAAGCGGCCCTGCGCGCCGCGCCGCCGGACGCGCCCAAACTGATCGCATGCGAAAGCGTTTATTCGATGGACGGCAGCATCGCGCCGCTGCGCGAGATTGCCGCGATGGCAAAGCGCTATGGCGCGCTTACATACCTCGATGAGGTGCATGCGGTCGGCATGTACGGGCCTGAAGGCGCCGGCATTGCCGCGCGCGAAAAAATCGCGGATCAATTCGATATCATTGAAGGCACGTTCGGAAAGGCTTTCGGCCTTATGGGCGGCTATATCGCGGGCGCACCGGACCTTGTGGACGCAATCCGCAGCCACGCGCCCGGTTTTATCTTCACGACCGCGATGCCGCCCGCTATCGCCGCCGGGGCGCTCGCGAGCCTTGAGATTATCAAGCAAGGTGACGATCTGCGCGCGCTCCAGCAACGGCAAGCGAACCGGCTGCGTTCGCTGCTGCGCCGCGCCGGGCTGCCCGTGCTTTTGTCAAACAGCCACATCGTGCCGGTCATGATCGGCGGCGCGGAATGCTGCAAGGGCGTGGCGGATTGGCTGCTGGAACAGGCCGATATCTATGTGCAGCCCATCAATTACCCGACCGTTCCGGTGGGCAAGGAACGGCTGCGGCTGACGCCTTCGCCCTACCATACCGATGCGATGATCGACGATCTTGTCGGCGCGCTCGATTACCTATGGGCACAACAACATCTGCCGCGCGCGGCGGCCGCCTAA
- a CDS encoding helix-turn-helix domain-containing protein, with amino-acid sequence MSSFPKNLKKLLQSKGLSASACARLCGLGERRFAFYVQGTREPNLDTLTRIARVLECTTDELLGNTQAKSTLKASWETRTLQKMKNFDAREKQLANSFIEQILRSRRPEKIYRKKPKSGRS; translated from the coding sequence ATGTCCAGTTTTCCCAAAAACCTGAAAAAACTTCTGCAAAGCAAAGGCCTTAGCGCTTCTGCCTGCGCCCGTCTTTGCGGGCTCGGGGAACGAAGATTCGCCTTTTACGTACAAGGCACGCGCGAACCCAACCTTGATACCCTGACCCGTATCGCCCGTGTCCTGGAGTGCACGACTGACGAATTGCTCGGAAACACGCAGGCCAAGTCAACCCTGAAAGCATCCTGGGAAACCCGTACACTCCAGAAAATGAAGAATTTCGATGCGCGGGAGAAACAACTGGCCAATAGTTTTATTGAACAAATATTGCGGAGCCGCAGGCCCGAAAAAATATATAGGAAAAAACCTAAATCAGGACGCAGCTAG
- the gap gene encoding type I glyceraldehyde-3-phosphate dehydrogenase: protein MPVRVAINGFGRIGRMVLRALYESGRKDIEVVAINDLADTATNVHLLKYDSVHGRFPGTAEAQADAIVVNGHKVAAVQVADPAKLPWKDMNIDVALECSGRFTKRDDAGKHLAAGAKKVLISAPATDEDITVVYGVNHGALKASHTVVSNASCTTNCLAPVASVLHKAIGIKHGFMTTIHSYTGDQRMVDTMHSDLHRARAAAINMIPTSTGAAKAVGRVLPELKGKLDGVSMRVPTPNVSVIDFKIVMARDTSVDEVNAAIRAAADAGELKGILGYYDEPLVSSDFNHDTRSSIFALKETKVMEGNFVRVMSWYDNEWGFSNRMGDTAVAMMNAK, encoded by the coding sequence ATGCCCGTTCGTGTCGCAATCAACGGTTTTGGCCGCATCGGCCGCATGGTTCTGCGTGCCTTGTATGAATCGGGCCGCAAGGATATCGAAGTCGTCGCCATCAACGATCTGGCCGATACCGCAACCAACGTCCACCTTCTGAAGTATGACAGCGTGCATGGCCGCTTCCCCGGCACGGCGGAAGCACAGGCGGACGCGATTGTCGTCAACGGCCACAAGGTTGCGGCCGTGCAGGTCGCTGACCCGGCCAAGCTGCCGTGGAAGGATATGAACATCGATGTCGCGCTCGAATGTTCCGGCCGCTTCACCAAGCGCGACGATGCCGGCAAGCATCTGGCCGCCGGCGCCAAGAAGGTGTTGATCTCCGCTCCCGCGACCGATGAAGACATCACGGTCGTTTACGGTGTGAACCATGGCGCGCTGAAGGCTTCGCACACCGTCGTGTCGAATGCTTCGTGCACCACCAACTGCCTTGCGCCCGTGGCTTCGGTTTTGCACAAGGCAATCGGGATCAAGCACGGTTTCATGACCACGATCCATTCCTACACCGGCGATCAGCGCATGGTCGATACCATGCACAGCGATCTGCATCGTGCCCGCGCCGCCGCGATCAACATGATCCCCACATCGACCGGGGCCGCCAAGGCGGTGGGCCGCGTGCTGCCGGAACTGAAAGGCAAGCTGGACGGCGTTTCGATGCGCGTGCCAACCCCGAACGTTTCGGTGATCGATTTCAAGATCGTGATGGCGCGCGATACTTCGGTGGACGAGGTCAATGCCGCCATCAGGGCCGCGGCGGATGCGGGTGAACTGAAGGGCATCCTTGGTTATTACGACGAGCCGCTGGTTTCGTCCGATTTCAACCACGATACGCGCTCATCCATCTTCGCGCTCAAGGAAACCAAGGTGATGGAAGGCAACTTCGTGCGCGTCATGAGCTGGTACGATAACGAATGGGGTTTCTCAAACCGCATGGGCGATACCGCCGTGGCGATGATGAATGCGAAATAA
- the tkt gene encoding transketolase → MTQAARTIAMPDSPNTSLTAASHTELANAIRALAMDGVEQAKSGHPGMPMGMADVAAVLYTKFLKFDAADPAWPDRDRFILSAGHGSMLLYALNYLTGYKGMTLDELKRFRQLGSKTPGHPERDVPLGIETTTGPLGQGISNAVGFALAERVLNARFGDDLVDHRTFVIASDGDLMEGISHEACSLAGHLRLNRLVVYYDDNAISIDGPTDLSFSDDTLKRFESYGWAVSNINGHDPAAITQATEQALRADRPVLIACKTTIGFGAPTKGGTAGCHGSPLGAEEIKAAREKLGWPHAPFEVPENILRTWREAGNRGAVARAAWAVRHGKANAALRTEFDRTMSGALPKQAGEVLDALRQKIAAEKPKDATRVSSGKVLEALLPVVPELTGGSADLTPSNNTQVKNLGAIKAGNYAGRYIHYGVREHGMAAAMNGMALHGGIIPYSGTFLQFADYCRPAIRLASLMKQRVVFVMTHDSIGLGEDGPTHQPVEHLAALRAIPGLLVMRPCDGIETAECWQLALETRDAPSLLALTRQGIPTLRAATTDNMCAHGAYVLADAEGARQVTLLATGSEVSVAMAAREQLKAVGIDAAVVSMPCQELFERQDEAYRAAVLGDVPRVAVEAGIRQCWDRYLGPDGRFVGMKGFGESAPADDLFKHFGITGEAVAAAAQDLLKS, encoded by the coding sequence ATGACCCAAGCCGCCCGGACCATAGCAATGCCAGATTCCCCCAATACGTCTTTGACCGCCGCCAGCCATACCGAGCTTGCCAACGCGATCCGCGCGCTGGCCATGGATGGCGTGGAACAGGCCAAATCCGGCCATCCGGGCATGCCCATGGGTATGGCCGACGTCGCCGCCGTTCTTTACACAAAATTCCTGAAGTTTGATGCCGCCGATCCGGCCTGGCCTGATCGCGACCGGTTTATTCTTTCCGCCGGTCACGGTTCGATGCTGCTTTATGCACTGAATTACCTCACGGGGTACAAGGGCATGACGCTGGACGAGCTGAAGCGCTTTCGCCAGCTTGGCAGCAAAACGCCCGGCCATCCGGAGCGGGATGTGCCGCTGGGTATCGAAACCACCACCGGCCCGCTGGGGCAGGGGATCAGCAATGCGGTCGGTTTTGCGCTGGCCGAGCGCGTGCTGAACGCCCGTTTCGGCGACGACCTGGTCGATCATCGTACTTTCGTCATCGCCTCGGACGGCGATCTGATGGAAGGCATTAGCCACGAAGCCTGCTCGCTGGCAGGGCATCTCAGGCTCAACCGCCTTGTCGTTTACTACGACGACAACGCAATTTCGATCGACGGACCGACCGACCTGAGCTTCAGTGACGATACGCTGAAGCGTTTTGAATCGTACGGCTGGGCGGTATCGAACATTAACGGCCACGATCCGGCCGCGATCACGCAAGCCACTGAGCAGGCGCTGCGCGCCGACAGGCCCGTGCTGATCGCCTGCAAAACCACAATCGGTTTCGGCGCCCCCACCAAGGGCGGCACCGCCGGTTGCCACGGCTCTCCGCTCGGCGCCGAAGAGATCAAGGCGGCGCGCGAAAAGCTGGGCTGGCCGCACGCGCCGTTCGAAGTGCCGGAAAATATTTTGCGCACGTGGCGCGAAGCCGGCAACCGCGGCGCGGTTGCGCGCGCAGCGTGGGCTGTGCGCCACGGCAAGGCGAACGCCGCACTGCGTACGGAATTCGATCGCACCATGTCCGGCGCTTTGCCCAAACAGGCGGGCGAGGTTCTGGATGCGCTGCGCCAGAAAATCGCGGCAGAAAAACCCAAGGATGCGACACGCGTTTCTTCGGGCAAGGTGCTTGAAGCGTTGCTGCCCGTGGTGCCGGAACTGACGGGCGGCTCGGCCGATTTGACGCCTTCGAACAACACGCAGGTGAAGAACCTCGGTGCGATCAAGGCGGGCAACTATGCCGGGCGCTACATTCATTACGGCGTGCGCGAACATGGCATGGCGGCGGCCATGAACGGCATGGCGCTGCATGGCGGCATTATTCCCTACAGCGGCACGTTCCTGCAATTCGCGGATTATTGCCGCCCGGCCATCAGGCTCGCGTCGCTGATGAAGCAGCGCGTCGTGTTCGTGATGACGCACGACAGCATTGGCTTGGGTGAAGACGGGCCGACGCATCAGCCGGTCGAACATTTGGCGGCGCTGCGGGCTATTCCGGGCCTTTTGGTCATGCGTCCGTGCGACGGCATCGAAACCGCCGAATGCTGGCAACTTGCGCTGGAAACGCGCGACGCGCCCAGCCTGCTGGCGCTTACCCGGCAGGGCATCCCCACATTGCGCGCGGCCACCACCGACAACATGTGCGCCCATGGTGCCTATGTGCTGGCCGATGCTGAAGGCGCGCGGCAGGTTACGTTGCTGGCAACCGGTTCGGAAGTTTCGGTCGCTATGGCGGCACGCGAACAGCTCAAGGCGGTCGGCATTGATGCCGCGGTGGTTTCCATGCCGTGCCAGGAACTGTTCGAACGGCAGGATGAAGCCTACCGCGCCGCCGTGCTGGGCGATGTGCCGCGCGTTGCGGTCGAAGCCGGCATCCGCCAGTGCTGGGACCGCTATCTGGGCCCGGATGGCCGCTTTGTCGGCATGAAGGGCTTCGGCGAATCAGCTCCGGCGGACGATTTGTTCAAGCATTTCGGCATTACCGGGGAAGCGGTTGCCGCGGCGGCGCAAGACTTGCTAAAAAGCTAA
- the zapA gene encoding cell division protein ZapA, producing MPKIIVTLYGREYHVNCEEGQEKRLLDIAQMVDKKMRSVAVQAGNTTEPRLFMLTCLLMADELLDKEEISAKTHKEEDILVAAVEQIRGRMANLFSEGGRA from the coding sequence ATGCCCAAGATCATCGTCACGCTTTACGGCCGCGAATATCATGTGAACTGCGAAGAGGGTCAGGAAAAGCGCCTGCTCGATATCGCCCAGATGGTCGATAAGAAAATGCGCTCCGTGGCCGTGCAGGCCGGCAACACCACCGAGCCGCGCCTTTTCATGCTTACCTGCCTTTTGATGGCGGACGAGCTTCTGGACAAGGAAGAAATTTCCGCCAAGACGCACAAGGAGGAGGATATCCTCGTTGCCGCGGTCGAACAAATACGGGGCCGCATGGCCAATTTGTTCAGCGAAGGCGGGCGGGCGTAA
- a CDS encoding 5-formyltetrahydrofolate cyclo-ligase, whose protein sequence is MNNAPDIRLIKRAAREAAEAVRTAAKQAAPDAGARMRDHFIQAVPLPPATTVSSYAPRGSELDPQPLEHALTARGHALCLPVVIGRGHPLAFRAYRHGDRLVPGHYDIPEPLPETDVVTPRAILVPLLAFDRGGNRLGYGGGYYDRSVTLLRRESGMLAIGVAYAAQEVDAVPVGRTDAKLDWIVTEKEAISCY, encoded by the coding sequence ATGAACAACGCACCCGACATCAGATTGATCAAGCGCGCCGCGCGCGAAGCGGCTGAAGCCGTGCGCACGGCCGCCAAGCAAGCTGCGCCGGATGCCGGCGCGCGTATGCGCGACCATTTCATCCAGGCCGTTCCCCTGCCGCCTGCCACAACCGTCAGCAGCTATGCGCCGCGCGGCAGCGAGCTGGACCCGCAGCCGCTAGAACATGCGCTTACGGCACGAGGCCATGCGCTTTGCCTGCCCGTTGTAATCGGGCGCGGGCACCCGCTGGCCTTCCGCGCCTACCGGCATGGCGACAGGCTTGTGCCCGGCCATTACGACATTCCCGAACCACTGCCGGAAACGGATGTGGTGACACCGCGCGCGATCCTTGTGCCTTTGCTGGCTTTCGACCGCGGCGGCAACCGGCTTGGTTATGGCGGCGGTTATTACGACCGCTCCGTCACGCTTTTGCGGCGCGAAAGCGGCATGCTTGCGATCGGGGTTGCCTATGCCGCGCAGGAAGTGGATGCCGTGCCGGTGGGCCGCACGGATGCGAAGCTGGACTGGATTGTAACGGAAAAAGAGGCGATCAGCTGTTACTGA
- the lysS gene encoding lysine--tRNA ligase, with protein sequence MTNKNAAAVADEVTDNEQRLLKLQKLTETHGDPFHITRFDRTTDAARIRQAFEALAPGDKTDKEVSIAGRIMAIRNNGMFIDLLDETARMQVFHDLKTISEERKAQLKLLDLGDIVGVHGTVRRTPRGELTVDAGALTLLAKALEQPPEKYHGLKDVEARFRHREQDLVANEKTRTTLRARYRIVSAMREFLNQKGFLEVETPVLQVIAGGALARPFVTHHNALDIPLYLRIATELHLKRLVIGGISDKVYEIGRCFRNEGLSPKHNPEFTTLELYQAYVDYETMIEITEAIVAHLCTLLHGTTKVTFAEKEIDFTPPWPRKGMAELIMEKTGLDLLAVRDAGAAHAAAAKAGIKLEPGLSWGQIVEAVFGEKVEETLFQPIHVIDLPKDISPLAKAHPERPWLAQRFETYVNTWEIANAFSELNDPREQRARFLEQAEQKRKPDDPPHPIDDDFIKALSLGMPPMGGLGIGIDRLAMLLTDSQSIREVIAFPTMRPID encoded by the coding sequence ATGACGAATAAAAACGCCGCCGCCGTGGCGGATGAGGTCACGGATAACGAACAGCGCCTGCTGAAATTGCAGAAGCTGACGGAAACCCATGGCGACCCGTTCCATATTACCCGTTTTGACCGCACAACCGATGCCGCCCGGATCCGGCAGGCGTTCGAGGCGCTGGCGCCGGGCGACAAGACGGATAAGGAAGTCAGCATCGCCGGGCGCATCATGGCGATCCGCAACAACGGCATGTTTATCGATCTGCTCGATGAAACCGCGCGCATGCAGGTGTTCCACGACCTGAAGACAATCAGCGAGGAACGCAAGGCGCAGCTCAAGTTGCTCGATCTCGGCGATATCGTCGGCGTGCACGGAACCGTGCGCCGCACGCCGCGCGGCGAACTAACGGTCGATGCCGGCGCGCTGACCTTGCTTGCCAAGGCGCTGGAACAGCCGCCTGAAAAATATCACGGGTTGAAGGATGTCGAAGCGCGTTTCCGCCACCGCGAACAGGATCTGGTGGCGAATGAAAAAACCCGCACTACGCTGCGCGCCCGCTATCGCATCGTTTCCGCCATGCGCGAATTTCTCAACCAGAAAGGCTTCCTTGAGGTTGAAACCCCTGTGCTGCAGGTGATTGCGGGCGGCGCGCTGGCGCGGCCCTTCGTCACGCACCACAATGCGCTCGATATTCCCCTGTATCTGCGTATCGCGACCGAACTGCATCTCAAGCGGCTCGTGATCGGCGGGATTTCGGACAAGGTCTATGAAATCGGCCGCTGTTTCCGCAACGAAGGGCTTAGCCCCAAACACAACCCGGAATTCACGACGCTCGAGCTCTATCAGGCCTATGTCGATTACGAGACGATGATCGAGATCACGGAAGCGATTGTCGCGCATCTCTGCACGCTTCTGCACGGCACCACCAAGGTAACCTTCGCGGAAAAGGAAATCGATTTTACGCCGCCCTGGCCGCGCAAGGGCATGGCCGAATTGATTATGGAAAAAACCGGGCTCGATCTGCTTGCGGTGCGCGATGCAGGCGCCGCCCATGCGGCGGCTGCCAAAGCCGGCATCAAGCTCGAACCGGGGCTGAGCTGGGGTCAGATCGTCGAGGCGGTGTTCGGGGAAAAGGTGGAAGAAACGCTGTTCCAGCCGATCCATGTGATCGATTTGCCGAAGGATATTTCCCCGCTCGCCAAGGCACATCCGGAAAGGCCGTGGCTTGCGCAACGGTTCGAGACGTATGTGAACACGTGGGAAATTGCCAACGCCTTTTCCGAGTTGAACGACCCGCGTGAGCAGCGCGCCCGTTTTCTTGAGCAGGCGGAGCAAAAACGCAAGCCCGACGATCCGCCGCATCCCATCGACGATGATTTCATCAAAGCTCTGTCGCTCGGCATGCCGCCCATGGGCGGGCTCGGCATCGGTATCGACCGGCTTGCGATGCTGCTGACCGACAGCCAAAGCATAAGGGAAGTCATAGCTTTCCCGACCATGCGCCCCATTGATTAA
- a CDS encoding transporter substrate-binding domain-containing protein, translating to MKFASQLLAPALVAAAVSFGISHFGSDAGPQTAGSAKESVYERVMRTGTLRCGYVTFVPNVMKDPATGALSGLDVDVAAGLERLLGIKVEWTAEVGWATTVTSIESGKVDAICNGYWINPATGKQALFSTPYYYQPLFVVARTDDTRFDSDLGAINRPDITIAALDHDNGKFIAEADFPAAKLYLLPDMSGMGALYESIALHKGDVTFADAYSVGDYNANNTERQVRATLLGNPVRIYPVGYILPKGDAQMKSMIDTALHEMIYSGEMGRIMDKYEKYPNSFIRVPRPQ from the coding sequence ATGAAATTCGCCAGCCAGCTTTTAGCGCCCGCGCTTGTCGCGGCAGCCGTCAGCTTCGGTATTTCTCATTTCGGCAGCGATGCAGGCCCACAAACCGCGGGCAGCGCGAAAGAAAGCGTTTATGAACGCGTGATGCGCACAGGCACGTTGCGGTGCGGCTATGTCACCTTCGTTCCGAACGTCATGAAGGACCCGGCAACCGGCGCGCTTTCGGGGCTCGATGTCGATGTCGCGGCCGGGCTGGAACGGCTGCTGGGCATCAAGGTGGAATGGACGGCCGAGGTTGGCTGGGCCACGACCGTCACAAGCATCGAAAGCGGCAAGGTCGATGCCATTTGCAACGGTTACTGGATCAACCCCGCCACCGGCAAACAGGCGCTGTTCTCCACGCCCTATTATTATCAGCCGCTTTTTGTCGTGGCGCGAACGGACGATACGCGCTTTGACAGCGACCTGGGCGCGATCAACCGGCCCGATATCACCATCGCCGCGCTCGATCACGATAACGGCAAATTTATCGCCGAGGCCGATTTTCCGGCGGCGAAGCTGTATCTTTTGCCGGACATGAGCGGCATGGGCGCGCTTTATGAAAGCATCGCGCTGCACAAGGGCGACGTGACATTCGCGGATGCTTATTCGGTCGGCGATTATAACGCCAACAACACCGAACGGCAGGTCAGGGCCACGCTGCTTGGCAACCCGGTGCGGATTTATCCCGTCGGCTACATACTGCCCAAAGGGGATGCGCAGATGAAATCCATGATCGATACCGCGCTGCACGAAATGATTTACAGCGGGGAAATGGGACGGATCATGGACAAATATGAAAAATACCCGAACAGCTTTATCCGCGTGCCGAGGCCGCAATAA
- a CDS encoding adenylyl-sulfate kinase, which yields MGLPKAGKTTLAAALKPLLRAVHFNADAVRENINKDLGFSVGDRIEQARRMGWMCDRAVEAGHYGMADFVCPTAETRTAFGDAFTIWVDTKQPTPFADTAKLFEPPGKVDYHVSTQDAEHHARLIAAQLFTGMGFDWQKPTALFVGRYQPFHDGHKALVLEGIARVGQACIAVRDTQGTDEKNPFGFAEVEKRIRDAMTEHEGKFAVIRLPNITNILYGRDVGYKIEKIELGAALEAISATKVRAAMQQGA from the coding sequence ATGGGCCTGCCGAAAGCGGGCAAAACCACTCTGGCGGCCGCCCTGAAACCGCTGCTTCGGGCTGTGCATTTTAACGCCGACGCGGTGCGCGAGAACATCAATAAGGATCTCGGTTTTTCGGTCGGCGACCGTATCGAACAGGCGCGGCGCATGGGGTGGATGTGTGATCGCGCGGTCGAAGCCGGGCATTACGGCATGGCCGATTTTGTTTGCCCCACCGCGGAAACGCGCACTGCCTTCGGCGATGCCTTCACCATCTGGGTCGATACCAAGCAACCAACCCCCTTTGCCGATACCGCCAAGCTGTTCGAGCCACCGGGTAAGGTGGATTACCATGTATCGACGCAGGATGCCGAACATCATGCGCGCCTGATCGCGGCGCAACTTTTCACCGGCATGGGCTTCGATTGGCAGAAACCGACCGCGCTGTTCGTCGGCCGCTACCAGCCTTTCCATGACGGGCACAAGGCGCTGGTGCTGGAAGGCATCGCCCGGGTCGGGCAGGCTTGCATCGCCGTGCGCGATACGCAGGGAACCGATGAAAAGAATCCTTTCGGTTTTGCCGAAGTTGAAAAGCGTATCCGTGACGCGATGACGGAGCATGAAGGCAAGTTTGCCGTTATTCGCTTGCCCAACATCACCAACATCCTCTACGGGCGCGATGTCGGCTACAAGATCGAGAAGATCGAGCTTGGCGCGGCGCTCGAAGCCATTTCCGCTACCAAGGTGCGGGCGGCGATGCAGCAGGGCGCATAA
- a CDS encoding DUF1761 family protein: MLGKIPHASGNLPDVIKGEVTMSKLNHLGVIVSVILVQILGFFWYGPHLFGDTSVDIGSMGTMTMVLTLLNGLVLFYFLDWLLKLTGTKDITGVLKIAVIFGLLVLGLTLGMHNIALGKGVHSLLIDGGYQLMSMLLAGSILLKLKKI, translated from the coding sequence ATGCTTGGTAAAATACCTCATGCGTCCGGAAATTTGCCGGACGTAATTAAGGGGGAGGTTACGATGTCAAAGCTAAACCATCTTGGTGTGATTGTCAGCGTGATCCTAGTCCAGATACTTGGGTTCTTCTGGTACGGGCCGCATCTTTTCGGCGACACAAGCGTCGATATCGGCTCGATGGGCACGATGACAATGGTGCTGACGCTGTTGAACGGCCTTGTGTTGTTCTACTTCCTTGACTGGCTGCTTAAGCTGACCGGCACCAAGGATATTACGGGCGTGCTGAAAATCGCCGTGATTTTCGGCCTGCTTGTCCTTGGCTTGACGCTTGGCATGCACAATATCGCGCTTGGCAAGGGCGTTCATAGCCTGCTGATCGATGGCGGCTATCAGCTGATGTCGATGCTTCTGGCTGGCAGCATCTTGCTGAAACTGAAGAAAATCTAG